The Equus przewalskii isolate Varuska chromosome 5, EquPr2, whole genome shotgun sequence genome window below encodes:
- the LOC103558871 gene encoding keratin, type II cuticular Hb6-like isoform X2 encodes MCEEIKATVQKHTQSLRHSKEELNRLNQAIQRLTVEVDGAKSQPCELETAKDSPALQEEGASGSAKGKLAWLEAALQRAKQDMVRQLREYQELMIVKLGLDFEIDTYRKLLEGEESRLGLGFGTGSVTLGSAPTCGPGSAAGAAPPPPPPPPPPPPPPPAAGSLETSAPGGGCALCGSPGCVGAFSCTGPRGC; translated from the exons ATG tgTGAGGAGATAAAGGCGACCGTGCAGAAACACACGCAGAGCCTGAGGCACAGCAAGGAGGAGCTGAACAGACTCAACCAGGCTATCCAGCGGCTGACTGTGGAGGTGGACGGCGCCAAGAGTCAG CCCTGCGAACTCGAGACAGCCAAGGACTCGCCTGCTCTGCAGGAGGAAGGTGCCTCCGGCAGCGCCAAGGGCAAGCTGGCCTGGCTGGAGGCCGCCCTGCAGCGGGCCAAGCAGGACATGGTGCGGCAGCTGCGCGAGTACCAGGAGCTGATGATCGTCAAGCTGGGCCTGGACTTCGAGATCGACACCTACCGCAAGCTGCTGGAGGGCGAGGAGAGCCG GCTTGGTCTGGGATTTGGGACCGGGAGTGTCA CCCTGGGCAGCGCCCCCACCTGCGGGCCTGGCTCTGCCGCGGGCGCGgcccccccgccgccgccgccgccgccgccgccgccgccgccgccgcctgccgCGGGCTCCCTGGAGACGAGCGCCCCTGGCGGCGGCTGCGCGCTCTGCGGCTCCCCCGGCTGTGTCGGGGCCTTCAGCTGCACCGGCCCCCGCGGATGCTGA
- the LOC103546069 gene encoding keratin, type II cuticular Hb1, translating to MACGSGFSSRAFSCVSACGPRPGRCCITAAPYRGISCYRGLAGGFGSRSVCGGFRAGSCGRSFGYRSGGVCGPSPPCITTVSVNESLLAPLNLEIDPNAQCVKHEEKEQIKILNNRFAAFIDKVRFLEQQNKLLETKWQFYQNRKCCDSNLEPLFSGYIETLRREAECVEADSGRLASELNHVQEVLEGYKKRYEEEVSLRATAENEFVALKKDVDCAYLRKSDLEANVEALTQEIDFLRRLYEEEIRVLQAHISDTSVIVKMDNSRELNMDNILAEIKAQYDDIANRSRAEAESWYRSKCEEIKATVVRHGETLRRTKEEINELNRMIQRLTAEIENAKSQNSKLEVAVSQAEQQGEVALTDARRKLAGLEEALQKAKQDMACLLREYQEVMNAKLGLDIEIATYRRLLEGEEQRLCEGVGAVNVSVSSSRGGVVCGDLCVSGSRPVTGSVCSAPCTGNLAVSTGLCAPCAPCNSITSCGLGTGGVGSCGISSCGVGSYASSCRKC from the exons ATGGCCTGCGGATCAGGATTCAGCAGCCGGGCCTTCAGCTGCGTGTCGGCCTGCGGGCCCCGGCCCGGCCGCTGCTGCATCACGGCCGCCCCCTACCGCGGCATCTCCTGCTACCGCGGACTCGCCGGCGGCTTCGGCAGCCGCAGCGTTTGTGGGGGCTTCCGCGCTGGCTCCTGCGGCCGCAGCTTCGGATACCGCTCTGGCGGCGTGTGCGGACCCAGCCCGCCCTGCATCACCACCGTGTCGGTCAACGAGAGCCTCCTGGCGCCCCTCAACCTGGAGATCGACCCCAACGCGCAGTGCGTGAAGCACGAGGAGAAGGAGCAGATCAAGATCCTCAACAACAGGTTTGCTGCCTTCATCGACAAG GTGCGCTTCCTGGAGCAGCAGAACAAGCTGCTGGAGACCAAGTGGCAGTTCTACCAGAACCGCAAGTGCTGCGACAGCAACCTGGAGCCTCTGTTCAGTGGCTACATCGAGACGCTGCGGCGGGAGGCCGAGTGCGTGGAGGCCGACAGCGGGAGGTTGGCCTCAGAGCTCAACCACGTGCAGGAGGTGCTGGAGGGCTACAAGAAGAG GTATGAGGAGGAAGTTTCTCTGAGAGCAACAGCCGAGAATGAGTTTGTGGCTCTGAAGAAG GACGTGGACTGCGCCTACCTCCGCAAGTCGGACCTGGAGGCCAATGTGGAGGCGCTGACCCAGGAGATCGACTTCCTACGGCGACTGTATGAGGAG GAGATCCGTGTCCTTCAAGCCCACATCTCAGACACCTCGGTCATCGTCAAGATGGACAACAGCCGGGAATTGAACATGGACAACATCCTGGCTGAGATCAAGGCTCAGTACGACGACATCGCCAACCGCAGCCGGGCTGAGGCGGAGTCCTGGTACCGCAGCAAG TGCGAGGAGATAAAGGCCACGGTGGTCCGGCACGGGGAGACCCTGCGCCGCACCAAGGAGGAGATCAACGAGCTGAACCGCATGATCCAGAGGCTGACCGCCGAGATCGAGAATGCCAAGAGCCAG AACTCCAAGCTGGAGGTGGCTGTGAGCCAGGCTGAGCAGCAGGGCGAGGTGGCCCTCACTGACGCCCGCCGCAAGCTGGCCGGGCTGGAGGAGGCCCTGCAGAAGGCCAAGCAGGACATGGCCTGCCTGCTCAGGGAGTACCAGGAGGTGATGAACGCCAAGCTGGGCCTGGACATCGAGATCGCCACCTACAGGCGCCTGCTGGAGGGCGAGGAGCAGAG GCTGTGTGAAGGCGTTGGGGCTGTGAATGTCT CTGTCAGCAGCTCCCGGGGCGGGGTCGTCTGCGGGGACCTCTGCGTGTCGGGCTCCCGGCCTGTGACGGGCAGCGTCTGCAGCGCCCCCTGCACCGGGAACCTGGCGGTGAGCACCGGCCTGTGCGCCCCCTGCGCGCCCTGCAACTCCATCACGTCCTGTGGCCTGGGCACCGGCGGCGTGGGCTCCTGCGGCATCAGCTCCTGCGGCGTGGGCTCCTACGCCAGCAGCTGCCGCAAATGTTAG
- the LOC103558871 gene encoding keratin, type II cuticular Hb6-like isoform X4, translating into MCEEIKATVQKHTQSLRHSKEELNRLNQAIQRLTVEVDGAKSQEEGASGSAKGKLAWLEAALQRAKQDMVRQLREYQELMIVKLGLDFEIDTYRKLLEGEESRLGLGFGTGSVTLGSAPTCGPGSAAGAAPPPPPPPPPPPPPPPAAGSLETSAPGGGCALCGSPGCVGAFSCTGPRGC; encoded by the exons ATG tgTGAGGAGATAAAGGCGACCGTGCAGAAACACACGCAGAGCCTGAGGCACAGCAAGGAGGAGCTGAACAGACTCAACCAGGCTATCCAGCGGCTGACTGTGGAGGTGGACGGCGCCAAGAGTCAG GAGGAAGGTGCCTCCGGCAGCGCCAAGGGCAAGCTGGCCTGGCTGGAGGCCGCCCTGCAGCGGGCCAAGCAGGACATGGTGCGGCAGCTGCGCGAGTACCAGGAGCTGATGATCGTCAAGCTGGGCCTGGACTTCGAGATCGACACCTACCGCAAGCTGCTGGAGGGCGAGGAGAGCCG GCTTGGTCTGGGATTTGGGACCGGGAGTGTCA CCCTGGGCAGCGCCCCCACCTGCGGGCCTGGCTCTGCCGCGGGCGCGgcccccccgccgccgccgccgccgccgccgccgccgccgccgccgcctgccgCGGGCTCCCTGGAGACGAGCGCCCCTGGCGGCGGCTGCGCGCTCTGCGGCTCCCCCGGCTGTGTCGGGGCCTTCAGCTGCACCGGCCCCCGCGGATGCTGA
- the LOC103558871 gene encoding keratin, type II cuticular Hb6-like isoform X1: MCEEIKATVQKHTQSLRHSKEELNRLNQAIQRLTVEVDGAKSQPCELETAKDSPALQEEGASGSAKGKLAWLEAALQRAKQDMVRQLREYQELMIVKLGLDFEIDTYRKLLEGEESRLGLGFGTGSVTALRSALGSAPTCGPGSAAGAAPPPPPPPPPPPPPPPAAGSLETSAPGGGCALCGSPGCVGAFSCTGPRGC, from the exons ATG tgTGAGGAGATAAAGGCGACCGTGCAGAAACACACGCAGAGCCTGAGGCACAGCAAGGAGGAGCTGAACAGACTCAACCAGGCTATCCAGCGGCTGACTGTGGAGGTGGACGGCGCCAAGAGTCAG CCCTGCGAACTCGAGACAGCCAAGGACTCGCCTGCTCTGCAGGAGGAAGGTGCCTCCGGCAGCGCCAAGGGCAAGCTGGCCTGGCTGGAGGCCGCCCTGCAGCGGGCCAAGCAGGACATGGTGCGGCAGCTGCGCGAGTACCAGGAGCTGATGATCGTCAAGCTGGGCCTGGACTTCGAGATCGACACCTACCGCAAGCTGCTGGAGGGCGAGGAGAGCCG GCTTGGTCTGGGATTTGGGACCGGGAGTGTCA CCGCTCTTCGCTCAGCCCTGGGCAGCGCCCCCACCTGCGGGCCTGGCTCTGCCGCGGGCGCGgcccccccgccgccgccgccgccgccgccgccgccgccgccgccgcctgccgCGGGCTCCCTGGAGACGAGCGCCCCTGGCGGCGGCTGCGCGCTCTGCGGCTCCCCCGGCTGTGTCGGGGCCTTCAGCTGCACCGGCCCCCGCGGATGCTGA
- the LOC103558871 gene encoding keratin, type II cuticular Hb6-like isoform X5: MLSNASLALQPLRKEEGASGSAKGKLAWLEAALQRAKQDMVRQLREYQELMIVKLGLDFEIDTYRKLLEGEESRLGLGFGTGSVTALRSALGSAPTCGPGSAAGAAPPPPPPPPPPPPPPPAAGSLETSAPGGGCALCGSPGCVGAFSCTGPRGC, encoded by the exons ATGCTCTCTAATGCCTCCTTGGCCCTCCAGCCTCTGAGAAAG GAGGAAGGTGCCTCCGGCAGCGCCAAGGGCAAGCTGGCCTGGCTGGAGGCCGCCCTGCAGCGGGCCAAGCAGGACATGGTGCGGCAGCTGCGCGAGTACCAGGAGCTGATGATCGTCAAGCTGGGCCTGGACTTCGAGATCGACACCTACCGCAAGCTGCTGGAGGGCGAGGAGAGCCG GCTTGGTCTGGGATTTGGGACCGGGAGTGTCA CCGCTCTTCGCTCAGCCCTGGGCAGCGCCCCCACCTGCGGGCCTGGCTCTGCCGCGGGCGCGgcccccccgccgccgccgccgccgccgccgccgccgccgccgccgcctgccgCGGGCTCCCTGGAGACGAGCGCCCCTGGCGGCGGCTGCGCGCTCTGCGGCTCCCCCGGCTGTGTCGGGGCCTTCAGCTGCACCGGCCCCCGCGGATGCTGA
- the LOC103558871 gene encoding keratin, type II cuticular Hb6-like isoform X3 — protein MCEEIKATVQKHTQSLRHSKEELNRLNQAIQRLTVEVDGAKSQEEGASGSAKGKLAWLEAALQRAKQDMVRQLREYQELMIVKLGLDFEIDTYRKLLEGEESRLGLGFGTGSVTALRSALGSAPTCGPGSAAGAAPPPPPPPPPPPPPPPAAGSLETSAPGGGCALCGSPGCVGAFSCTGPRGC, from the exons ATG tgTGAGGAGATAAAGGCGACCGTGCAGAAACACACGCAGAGCCTGAGGCACAGCAAGGAGGAGCTGAACAGACTCAACCAGGCTATCCAGCGGCTGACTGTGGAGGTGGACGGCGCCAAGAGTCAG GAGGAAGGTGCCTCCGGCAGCGCCAAGGGCAAGCTGGCCTGGCTGGAGGCCGCCCTGCAGCGGGCCAAGCAGGACATGGTGCGGCAGCTGCGCGAGTACCAGGAGCTGATGATCGTCAAGCTGGGCCTGGACTTCGAGATCGACACCTACCGCAAGCTGCTGGAGGGCGAGGAGAGCCG GCTTGGTCTGGGATTTGGGACCGGGAGTGTCA CCGCTCTTCGCTCAGCCCTGGGCAGCGCCCCCACCTGCGGGCCTGGCTCTGCCGCGGGCGCGgcccccccgccgccgccgccgccgccgccgccgccgccgccgccgcctgccgCGGGCTCCCTGGAGACGAGCGCCCCTGGCGGCGGCTGCGCGCTCTGCGGCTCCCCCGGCTGTGTCGGGGCCTTCAGCTGCACCGGCCCCCGCGGATGCTGA
- the LOC103558873 gene encoding keratin, type II cuticular Hb6-like, whose translation MTCGSARFSSCSGVRTSSSCVATQGYSSGRTFSCSSACGPQPGRCCITAAPYRGISCYRGLASGFGSRSVCGGVRAGSSGRSFGYRSGGLCGLSAPSITTVSVNESLLVPLNLEMDPNAQGVKQKEKEQIKILNNKFAAFIDKVRFLEQQNKLLQTKWQFYQNRKCCDSNLEPLFSGYIETLRREAERVEADSGRLASELNHVQEVLEGYKKKYEEEVTLRTTAENEFVRIKQEVNGVYVRKGDLEANAHSLVEEISFLKSLYEEEIRVLQAHISDTSVIVKMDNSRELNMDSILAEIKAHYDDIASRSRAEAESWYRGKYEEIKATVVRHGETLRRTKEEINELNRMIQRLTTEINNAKSQNSKLEAAVSQAEQQGEVALTDARRKLAGLEEALQKAKQDMARLLREYQEVLSSKLGLDIEIATYRRLLEGEEQRLCDGISSVNICVSNSQGGVVCGDLSTTRTCTIKSRGVGICGSSYKKC comes from the exons ATGACCTGTGGATCAGCTCGCTTTAGCTCCTGCAGTGGAGTCCGCACGTCCAGCTCCTGTGTGGCCACTCAAGGATACAGCTCTGGCCGCACCTTCAGCTGCTCCTCGGCCTGTGGGCCCCAGCCTGGCCGCTGCTGCATCACCGCCGCCCCCTACCGCGGCATCTCCTGCTACCGCGGCCTTGCCAGCGGCTTTGGCAGCCGCAGCGTCTGTGGGGGCGTCCGGGCTGGCTCCAGCGGCCGCAGCTTCGGATACCGCTCTGGTGGCCTGTGTGGACTTAGCGCACCCAGCATCACCACTGTGTCGGTCAATGAGAGCCTCCTGGTGCCCCTCAACCTGGAGATGGACCCCAACGCGCAGGGTGtgaagcaaaaggagaaggagcAGATCAAGATCCTCAACAACAAGTTTGCTGCCTTCATCGACAAG GTGCGCTTCCTGGAGCAGCAGAACAAGCTGCTGCAGACCAAGTGGCAGTTCTACCAGAACCGCAAGTGCTGCGACAGCAACCTGGAGCCGCTGTTCAGTGGCTACATCGAGACGCTGCGGCGGGAGGCCGAGCGCGTGGAGGCCGACAGCGGGAGGTTGGCCTCGGAGCTCAACCACGTGCAGGAGGTGCTGGAGGGCTACAAGAAGAA GTATGAAGAGGAGGTCACCCTGAGGACCACGGCAGAGAATGAGTTTGTCAGAATCAAGCAG GAGGTGAACGGTGTCTACGTGCGCAAGGGAGACCTAGAGGCCAATGCCCACAGCCTGGTGGAGGAGATCAGCTTCCTGAAGTCCCTGTATGAGGAG GAGATCCGCGTCCTCCAAGCCCACATCTCAGACACCTCGGTCATCGTCAAGATGGACAACAGCCGGGAACTGAACATGGACAGCATCCTGGCTGAGATCAAGGCTCACTATGATGACATTGCCAGCCGTAGCCGGGCTGAGGCTGAGTCCTGGTACCGCGGCAAG TACGAGGAGATAAAGGCCACGGTGGTCCGGCACGGGGAGACCCTGCGCCGCACCAAGGAGGAGATCAACGAGCTGAACCGCATGATCCAGAGGCTGACCACCGAGATCAATAATGCCAAGAGCCAG AACTCCAAGCTGGAGGCGGCTGTGAGCCAGGCTGAGCAGCAGGGCGAGGTGGCCCTCACTGACGCCCGCCGCAAGCTGGCTGGGCTGGAGGAAGCCCTGCAGAAGGCCAAGCAGGACATGGCCCGCCTGCTCAGGGAGTACCAGGAGGTGTTGAGCTCTAAGCTGGGCCTGGACATCGAGATCGCCACCTATAGGCGCCTGCTGGAGGGCGAGGAGCAGAG GCTGTGTGATGGCATCAGCTCTGTGAATATCT GTGTGAGCAACTCCCAGGGCGGAGTCGTATGTGGGGACCTCTCAACCACCCGTACCTGCACCATCAAGTCCCGCGGAGTGGGAATCTGTGGCAGCAGCTATAAGAAGTGTTAA